A genomic region of Paenibacillus sp. PL2-23 contains the following coding sequences:
- a CDS encoding LUD domain-containing protein: MAKQQEESHAEWLARLAELSKEKQESFMNGIAKRLGHPRLTSAPKHPYRGAPPFWQAYEWTLEQRIQGFTDNFLSVGGHVARLESMADASAFIAGKAEEMSARSVLRQDEPALEALQLEEKLPSGASVTVWNSDDDTSWKAVAAGADFGVVQADYAVAYTGSVTVLSASEKGRSVSLLPTVLFIIIPVERLRTRLGEVLTTFDETGREGLPAGIHFISGPSRSSDIENDLTIGVHGPGIVYALLVG, from the coding sequence ATGGCTAAGCAACAGGAAGAGTCGCACGCAGAGTGGCTGGCGAGGCTGGCGGAATTGTCGAAGGAGAAGCAGGAGTCGTTCATGAACGGAATCGCGAAGCGTCTCGGCCATCCGCGTCTGACATCCGCTCCCAAGCATCCTTACCGCGGCGCGCCTCCGTTCTGGCAGGCCTACGAGTGGACGCTGGAGCAGCGCATACAAGGCTTTACGGACAACTTCCTGTCCGTTGGGGGCCATGTGGCGCGGCTGGAATCCATGGCTGACGCTTCTGCTTTCATTGCGGGCAAAGCGGAGGAGATGAGCGCCCGCTCGGTGCTGCGTCAAGACGAGCCGGCGCTGGAAGCGCTGCAGCTTGAGGAGAAGCTGCCCTCCGGGGCAAGCGTAACCGTCTGGAACAGCGACGACGATACGTCCTGGAAGGCGGTGGCCGCCGGCGCCGACTTCGGCGTCGTACAGGCGGATTACGCCGTCGCCTATACAGGCTCCGTCACCGTGCTGTCCGCGAGCGAAAAGGGCCGCTCCGTCAGCCTGCTGCCTACGGTGCTGTTCATTATCATTCCCGTGGAACGGCTTCGCACGCGCCTGGGCGAGGTGCTGACGACGTTCGACGAGACGGGCCGCGAAGGTCTGCCTGCGGGCATTCATTTCATCTCTGGGCCAAGCCGCTCGTCCGATATCGAGAACGACCTGACGATCGGCGTGCACGGCCCTGGTATCGTGTACGCGCTGCTGGTGGGCTGA
- a CDS encoding J domain-containing protein: MEDLKQAYKTMGLDEFAPKEEVEKRYTTLMKRERSRAKAEGTEAQEGESDFAKVTEAYRLILSHEDKKFTEAFNEQEYGKYKSMAGQAQKVDHFWRYYRLHTFGAIAAIALIIYGIVSYMDHREHQRYLASLPPVDLEVSFMGLFMEPEGTDIKAVNEAILPLFPDWKRVESSIIYVPQEDGSQYAYLQKAVVTVMSEKPDIYIMDKFMFEWMGGQGALKSLEDIPELAEAAAGANGVKHQTEDDPAPRVYGMDLTDSELFDDIPLMKKEMIVGIRVDAPHPENAVKFIQHYLAASPQ; encoded by the coding sequence GTGGAAGACCTGAAGCAAGCCTACAAGACGATGGGCCTGGATGAGTTCGCGCCCAAGGAAGAAGTTGAGAAACGATATACGACATTGATGAAGAGAGAGAGGTCGCGCGCCAAAGCCGAAGGCACTGAAGCGCAGGAAGGCGAAAGCGATTTCGCGAAGGTAACCGAAGCTTACCGCCTTATTCTCTCGCATGAGGATAAGAAATTCACAGAGGCGTTCAATGAGCAGGAATACGGCAAATACAAGAGCATGGCCGGCCAAGCCCAGAAGGTGGACCATTTCTGGCGCTATTACAGGCTCCATACCTTCGGGGCTATTGCGGCCATCGCACTCATTATTTATGGCATTGTCAGCTATATGGACCACAGAGAGCATCAGCGTTATCTGGCCAGCCTTCCGCCTGTCGATCTGGAGGTCAGCTTCATGGGCCTCTTCATGGAGCCTGAGGGCACCGACATCAAAGCGGTCAACGAAGCCATACTGCCCCTCTTCCCTGACTGGAAACGCGTAGAATCGAGCATTATTTATGTGCCTCAGGAGGATGGCAGTCAATACGCATACCTTCAGAAGGCTGTCGTAACGGTCATGTCCGAGAAGCCCGACATCTATATCATGGACAAGTTTATGTTCGAGTGGATGGGCGGTCAAGGCGCGTTGAAGAGCCTGGAGGACATTCCCGAGCTGGCGGAAGCCGCTGCCGGCGCCAACGGCGTGAAGCATCAGACGGAGGATGATCCCGCTCCTCGAGTTTATGGCATGGATCTTACCGATTCTGAGCTGTTCGACGACATACCGCTTATGAAGAAAGAGATGATCGTCGGCATCCGGGTTGACGCGCCTCATCCGGAGAACGCGGTGAAGTTCATTCAGCATTATTTGGCGGCATCGCCTCAATAA
- the queC gene encoding 7-cyano-7-deazaguanine synthase QueC, translated as MKQEKAVVVFSGGQDSTTCLFWAMRQFAEVEAITFNYGQRHKEELTCAANIAADLGVKHHVLDMSLLNQLAPNALTRDDIAIEQKEGELPTTFVDGRNLLFLTFAAVLAKGIGAKHIVTGVCETDFSGYPDCRDVFIKSLNVTLNLSMDYSFVIDTPLMWLNKADTWGLADELGAFDFVRERTLTCYNGVIADGCGECPACKLRSKGLQEYVASRGAREAER; from the coding sequence TTGAAGCAAGAAAAAGCCGTCGTTGTATTCAGCGGCGGCCAAGACAGCACGACCTGCCTGTTCTGGGCCATGCGGCAATTCGCCGAGGTGGAGGCGATCACGTTCAATTACGGCCAGCGCCATAAGGAGGAGCTGACCTGCGCGGCGAATATCGCGGCTGACCTGGGCGTTAAGCACCATGTGCTGGATATGTCCCTGCTGAATCAGCTTGCGCCCAATGCGTTGACGCGCGACGATATTGCCATCGAGCAGAAGGAAGGCGAGCTGCCGACCACGTTCGTGGATGGGCGCAATCTCCTGTTCTTGACCTTCGCCGCCGTGCTGGCCAAAGGCATTGGCGCCAAGCATATTGTTACGGGGGTCTGCGAAACGGATTTCAGCGGCTACCCGGATTGCCGGGATGTTTTTATCAAATCGCTCAATGTTACGCTTAATTTATCTATGGACTACAGCTTTGTCATCGACACGCCGCTCATGTGGCTGAACAAGGCGGACACTTGGGGGCTGGCGGACGAGCTCGGAGCCTTTGATTTCGTTCGGGAGCGCACGCTTACCTGCTATAACGGAGTGATAGCGGATGGATGCGGCGAATGCCCGGCATGCAAGCTGAGGAGCAAAGGGTTACAAGAATACGTCGCTTCTCGCGGCGCGAGGGAGGCGGAGCGCTGA
- a CDS encoding 6-pyruvoyl tetrahydropterin synthase family protein yields MLQQVYPSARHDYCYELNKDFHFAAAHYVPAEEAGSCSMLHGHTYYANVTVAGDELDATGFLVNFSVIKKLIHDRFDHTLLNNDTDSFDEHNSERFPTTEVVARTIAELVQRYLDGTPNKPSCVQVFLRETPTSYCVYRPKRTGKAGGHE; encoded by the coding sequence ATGCTGCAGCAGGTATACCCTTCCGCCCGTCACGATTATTGCTACGAGCTGAACAAGGACTTTCATTTCGCTGCCGCACATTATGTGCCTGCGGAGGAAGCGGGCTCTTGCAGCATGCTGCATGGACACACCTATTACGCCAATGTGACAGTTGCCGGCGACGAGCTGGACGCCACAGGGTTTCTGGTTAATTTCTCAGTGATCAAGAAGCTGATACATGACCGCTTTGATCATACGCTGCTCAACAATGACACGGACAGCTTTGACGAACACAATTCGGAGCGGTTCCCGACGACGGAGGTTGTGGCACGCACCATTGCCGAGCTTGTGCAGCGTTATCTGGATGGTACGCCGAACAAGCCGAGCTGCGTGCAGGTGTTCCTGCGCGAGACGCCGACCAGCTATTGCGTCTATCGGCCGAAGCGGACCGGGAAGGCGGGGGGCCATGAGTAA
- the queE gene encoding 7-carboxy-7-deazaguanine synthase QueE, whose amino-acid sequence MSKERPIPVLEVFGPTVQGEGMVIGRKTMFIRTAGCDYSCSWCDSAFTWDGSGKDDIRLLTAGDVLQELDRVGGASFDHVTISGGNPALLPQLGGLIDGLHERGVQVALETQGSRWQPWFLDIDDMTLSPKPPSSGMSTDWSALDDIVERMRGGGRRFCLKVVVFDDEDLAYAKRVYERYPGIPFYVQAGNGNLTEDDPALMLPYLVERYEWLIDRTMADEDMRGIHVLPQLHTWVWGNKKGV is encoded by the coding sequence ATGAGTAAGGAAAGGCCTATTCCAGTGCTGGAGGTGTTCGGACCGACGGTCCAAGGGGAGGGCATGGTGATTGGCCGCAAAACGATGTTTATTCGTACCGCGGGCTGCGACTACTCCTGCTCGTGGTGCGATTCCGCGTTCACCTGGGACGGAAGCGGCAAGGACGACATCCGCCTGCTGACGGCCGGGGATGTGCTCCAGGAGCTGGACCGGGTGGGAGGCGCCTCCTTCGATCATGTGACGATTTCAGGCGGCAATCCGGCGCTGCTGCCGCAGCTCGGCGGGCTGATCGACGGGCTTCATGAGCGCGGCGTTCAGGTCGCGCTTGAGACGCAGGGCAGCCGCTGGCAGCCCTGGTTCCTCGACATTGACGATATGACGTTGTCCCCCAAGCCGCCGAGCTCGGGCATGTCAACCGACTGGAGCGCGCTTGACGATATCGTCGAACGGATGCGAGGGGGCGGCCGGCGCTTCTGCCTTAAGGTCGTTGTATTCGACGACGAGGATTTGGCGTATGCCAAACGCGTCTATGAGCGTTACCCGGGCATCCCGTTCTACGTCCAGGCCGGCAACGGCAATTTAACGGAAGACGATCCAGCCCTTATGCTGCCATATCTTGTGGAGCGTTATGAGTGGCTCATTGATCGGACGATGGCTGACGAAGACATGCGCGGCATTCATGTGCTGCCGCAGCTCCATACCTGGGTGTGGGGCAACAAGAAGGGCGTCTGA
- the queF gene encoding preQ(1) synthase — protein MEGRTSHELNGITLLGNQGTSYTFHYSPEVLETFDNKHQGRDYFVKFNCPEFTSLCPITGQPDFATIYISYIPDIRMVESKSLKLYLFSFRNHGDFHEDCMNIIMNDLIQLMEPRYIEVWGKFTPRGGISIDPYCNWGRPGTKYEAMAEHRLMNHDMYPEKVDNR, from the coding sequence ATGGAAGGCAGAACATCCCATGAGCTGAATGGCATTACGCTGCTGGGCAACCAAGGCACCTCATATACATTTCATTACAGCCCTGAGGTGCTGGAGACGTTCGATAACAAGCACCAGGGCCGAGACTACTTTGTCAAATTTAACTGTCCGGAATTTACAAGCCTGTGCCCCATAACGGGACAGCCGGACTTTGCGACCATCTATATTTCGTATATTCCCGATATCCGCATGGTGGAGAGCAAGTCGCTGAAGCTGTACCTGTTCAGCTTCCGCAATCATGGCGACTTCCACGAGGATTGTATGAATATCATCATGAACGACCTGATCCAGCTTATGGAGCCGCGCTATATTGAGGTGTGGGGCAAATTTACGCCTCGCGGCGGCATATCCATTGATCCCTATTGCAACTGGGGACGCCCTGGCACCAAATATGAGGCGATGGCGGAGCATCGTCTGATGAATCACGATATGTACCCGGAGAAGGTCGACAACCGTTAG
- a CDS encoding DUF1273 domain-containing protein, which produces MKNVLITGYRAHELNIFSQKHRGIGFIQQAIANKLRPLVEEGLEWVITPGQYGVDLWACETVIAMKRQYPGLKLSILTAFSNPEESWKDDKKNYFQSLLPGVDYYASVSKGAYDGPWQFKARDELLLRKTDGVILVYDEDAGEGSPKYMKEMARRKEQQGEYRIITISSEDIQSIADEESWRELDGGV; this is translated from the coding sequence ATGAAAAACGTGCTTATTACCGGCTACCGCGCGCACGAGCTGAACATATTCAGCCAGAAGCACAGAGGGATCGGCTTCATCCAGCAGGCGATCGCCAATAAGCTTAGACCGCTTGTCGAGGAAGGTCTGGAGTGGGTCATCACGCCGGGACAATACGGCGTGGACTTGTGGGCGTGCGAGACGGTCATCGCGATGAAGCGGCAATATCCCGGCCTTAAGCTGTCTATATTGACCGCCTTCTCCAATCCGGAGGAGAGCTGGAAGGACGATAAAAAGAATTATTTTCAAAGCCTGCTACCCGGTGTGGATTATTACGCTTCGGTCTCGAAGGGCGCATACGACGGTCCCTGGCAATTCAAGGCGCGAGACGAGCTCCTGCTGCGGAAGACGGACGGCGTCATTCTGGTGTATGACGAGGACGCGGGAGAGGGCAGTCCCAAATATATGAAGGAAATGGCTCGCCGCAAGGAGCAGCAAGGGGAATACCGCATCATCACGATCTCCTCGGAGGACATTCAGAGCATTGCCGACGAAGAGAGCTGGAGAGAGCTGGACGGCGGCGTTTAA
- a CDS encoding phage holin family protein, whose amino-acid sequence MPLIWLCSACGVLGSIVTFAFGRWMESLTLLMVAMGIDYVTGVAASIKEGKGLSSAVGSWGLARKGLALLVILLAHRIDILLDTHDVTMGAAVYFYIANELISITENYGRLGFPLPDRIRKLIEVLKSKGS is encoded by the coding sequence ATGCCGTTAATATGGCTATGTTCCGCCTGTGGAGTGCTTGGCTCCATTGTCACGTTCGCTTTCGGGAGGTGGATGGAGTCGCTGACGTTATTAATGGTTGCAATGGGTATTGACTATGTGACGGGCGTAGCAGCCTCCATTAAGGAAGGCAAAGGGCTAAGCAGTGCAGTCGGTTCCTGGGGACTCGCGCGCAAGGGCTTGGCGCTGCTTGTAATTCTGCTTGCGCACCGGATCGACATTCTGCTCGATACTCATGATGTGACGATGGGCGCGGCCGTTTACTTCTACATCGCGAATGAACTGATCTCCATAACGGAGAATTATGGCAGATTGGGCTTTCCGCTTCCGGACCGGATCAGGAAGCTCATAGAGGTGCTCAAAAGCAAGGGGAGCTGA
- a CDS encoding cytochrome C oxidase subunit II has product MHKWIMFVIFTAASLLGLYLLTFQLPEKPVDESAGLPEGVTLMKVQARGDFTFNEEVYTAKVGDKVIMKLENKGGIHGINIDALNVALTVDTPQTEIEFTEPGEYEIYCSIPCGQGHLTMKSKLIVEAA; this is encoded by the coding sequence ATGCATAAATGGATCATGTTTGTTATCTTCACAGCAGCATCGTTGCTGGGCTTGTATTTGCTCACATTCCAGCTGCCGGAGAAGCCGGTAGACGAGTCGGCCGGTTTGCCTGAAGGCGTCACGCTGATGAAGGTGCAGGCGAGAGGCGATTTCACGTTTAACGAAGAAGTATACACTGCCAAAGTCGGCGATAAAGTCATTATGAAGCTGGAGAATAAGGGCGGCATTCATGGCATCAATATCGACGCTCTGAATGTAGCGCTGACAGTTGATACGCCACAAACCGAGATAGAATTTACCGAGCCGGGCGAATACGAAATTTATTGCTCCATTCCTTGCGGCCAAGGTCACTTGACAATGAAGTCGAAGCTGATCGTTGAGGCTGCTTAA
- a CDS encoding Dabb family protein yields MLTHIVCFKLKDNSPESVARTAAVLRDMEGKIDELKYIEVGTDVLHSERSYDIALITKFESMAALEAYQVHPVHKKVIEHIVQVREASVSVDYES; encoded by the coding sequence ATGCTTACGCATATTGTATGCTTCAAGCTGAAGGACAACAGCCCGGAGAGCGTTGCCCGCACAGCGGCAGTGCTTCGCGATATGGAAGGGAAAATCGACGAGCTCAAATACATTGAGGTGGGCACAGACGTGCTCCATTCGGAACGCTCTTATGATATTGCGCTCATTACGAAGTTCGAATCCATGGCGGCGCTTGAGGCTTATCAGGTGCATCCCGTGCATAAAAAAGTTATCGAGCATATTGTGCAAGTGCGCGAAGCGTCCGTCAGCGTCGATTACGAAAGCTAA
- a CDS encoding HepT-like ribonuclease domain-containing protein has translation MYYVNREQIAVRLNAIPAIAEALQALTLSWKGELLQGLAQERALHLAIETVTDVGSYLIDGFIMRDASSYEDIVEITGGEGVFPAELQETLTELVRLRRAIAQEYYIWPRAELHPMSSRLIQALPAFKEAVEQYLEKEL, from the coding sequence ATGTACTATGTCAATCGGGAACAAATTGCAGTCAGGTTGAACGCTATTCCTGCTATTGCGGAAGCGCTGCAGGCTTTGACGCTTAGCTGGAAGGGCGAGCTGCTGCAAGGCTTGGCGCAGGAGCGCGCGCTTCATCTGGCGATCGAGACGGTAACGGATGTCGGAAGCTATCTAATCGACGGGTTTATTATGCGTGACGCCAGCAGCTATGAGGATATTGTAGAGATTACAGGCGGAGAGGGCGTCTTCCCTGCAGAGCTGCAGGAGACGCTCACCGAGCTGGTTAGGCTGCGCAGAGCGATTGCGCAGGAATATTATATTTGGCCGAGAGCGGAGCTTCATCCTATGTCCAGTCGGCTGATCCAAGCGCTTCCGGCATTCAAGGAAGCGGTAGAGCAGTATCTCGAGAAGGAGCTTTAA
- a CDS encoding HTH domain-containing protein, translated as MERSDKSSDKDKAAEARRPGVTTRERILVLLKTKGRLNAGELSSQLALTEMAIRRHMYELEREGVIRISSVRQKMGRPLHAFELTANADALFPKNYDTLALDLLAELNEDPATQPLIIAMFEGRRRKLHERYAPRMEGRGLEERVYELAHIQNAGGYMAEVEQLGDGGYKLHEYNCPITGVAGQYEQACSCELSLFRGLLETDVQRTECLAKGDSRCTYVIGK; from the coding sequence ATGGAGCGGAGCGATAAGAGTAGCGATAAGGATAAGGCAGCTGAAGCGCGAAGGCCAGGCGTCACAACCCGCGAACGTATTCTGGTGCTTCTGAAGACCAAAGGACGGTTAAACGCGGGAGAGCTGTCCTCTCAGCTGGCCCTTACCGAGATGGCAATCAGGAGGCATATGTATGAGCTGGAGCGTGAAGGCGTCATCCGGATCTCCTCCGTTCGGCAGAAGATGGGCAGACCGCTTCACGCGTTTGAGCTGACGGCGAACGCCGATGCTCTTTTCCCCAAAAATTATGACACCCTTGCTCTGGACCTGCTGGCGGAGCTCAATGAAGATCCCGCTACGCAGCCCCTTATCATCGCCATGTTCGAGGGTCGTCGGCGGAAGCTGCATGAACGGTACGCCCCGCGTATGGAAGGCAGAGGGCTGGAGGAGCGCGTCTACGAGCTCGCCCATATTCAGAATGCGGGCGGCTATATGGCCGAGGTGGAGCAGCTGGGTGACGGGGGTTATAAGCTGCATGAATACAATTGCCCCATAACCGGCGTGGCCGGTCAATATGAGCAGGCCTGCAGCTGCGAGCTTTCGCTGTTTCGCGGACTGCTGGAGACCGATGTGCAGCGAACGGAATGCCTGGCCAAAGGCGATTCCCGCTGTACGTATGTTATCGGCAAATAG
- a CDS encoding DUF948 domain-containing protein: MAEWSAAAAAVAFVVLTAGLLLGLRAMLKRLDQAQSSVQAVQADLQRLTSEISAVLRPLEESVRSVHRGMEAADGLVQAVRQVGSTVERTTAAVERVTASLSASAVKHAERLAGGKQLEEAAQWAELGLTAWQLWQTGRNGRRSHEAEVNSRDSRPES, encoded by the coding sequence ATGGCAGAATGGAGCGCGGCAGCAGCTGCAGTCGCATTTGTCGTGTTGACGGCGGGATTGCTGCTTGGACTTCGCGCGATGCTGAAGCGTCTTGATCAGGCGCAGTCATCCGTTCAGGCGGTTCAAGCGGATCTGCAGCGGCTGACCTCGGAAATAAGCGCGGTGCTTCGGCCGCTGGAGGAATCGGTACGGAGCGTTCATCGGGGAATGGAGGCCGCAGATGGGCTTGTGCAGGCGGTCCGTCAGGTGGGCAGCACGGTAGAGAGGACAACAGCCGCAGTGGAGAGGGTAACGGCCTCCCTGTCTGCATCCGCTGTCAAGCATGCAGAGCGGCTTGCAGGCGGGAAGCAGCTGGAAGAGGCAGCCCAGTGGGCAGAGCTGGGTCTGACGGCCTGGCAGCTATGGCAGACCGGTCGAAACGGCAGGCGCAGCCATGAAGCGGAGGTTAACAGCAGGGATTCCCGTCCCGAAAGCTGA
- a CDS encoding YtxH domain-containing protein, which produces MMSTRNKDTKGFLLGALAGGVIGSVAALLFAPKTGKALRQDISAGAQKVGDTTLYAANKVGETTTRIAKEIGDRTTTIAGSIVDSVKGIRRGSDTDGVLTISGTAAGQGDEWSEESLEAAIAAQTDDSAKQLS; this is translated from the coding sequence ATGATGTCGACAAGAAACAAGGACACAAAAGGTTTTCTTCTGGGGGCGCTGGCTGGCGGCGTAATTGGATCGGTGGCGGCGCTGTTGTTCGCGCCCAAGACCGGCAAGGCATTGCGTCAGGATATTTCCGCTGGGGCTCAGAAGGTAGGCGACACGACTTTGTACGCTGCCAATAAGGTTGGGGAGACGACGACTCGCATCGCCAAGGAGATCGGCGACCGTACGACCACCATCGCGGGCAGCATCGTAGACAGCGTAAAAGGTATTCGCAGAGGCTCGGATACGGATGGTGTGCTGACTATTTCAGGCACAGCAGCTGGCCAAGGTGATGAATGGTCCGAGGAATCGCTGGAAGCGGCTATTGCGGCGCAGACGGACGATTCCGCTAAGCAGCTTTCCTAA
- the racE gene encoding glutamate racemase: MQQPIAILDSGVGGLTVVKEVMRQLPREKIIYFGDTARTPYGPRSPEEVVRFTREIVDYLIQFQPKMIVIACNTATAVALTDIRSRVAIPVVGVINPGARAAIGRTMTGCVGVIGTEGTIRSGAYEQALRELSPHVQVISEACPNFVPLVEQGNFRSSETFRIVEESLAHMREYPMDCLILGCTHYPFLTETISEVMGSSVNLISSADETAREISTILHDKRKLARNEQEPIHQFFCSGDPHLFKRIAQQWLGEQIELTPVVWQVPNIS; encoded by the coding sequence GTGCAGCAACCGATTGCGATACTAGATTCCGGCGTAGGCGGCCTCACAGTGGTGAAGGAAGTCATGCGCCAACTGCCGCGCGAAAAAATTATTTATTTCGGGGACACAGCTCGTACCCCGTACGGTCCGAGGTCACCCGAGGAAGTGGTCCGTTTCACGAGGGAAATTGTCGATTATTTGATACAGTTTCAGCCCAAAATGATCGTTATCGCCTGCAATACGGCAACGGCTGTAGCCTTGACCGATATTCGCTCCCGCGTGGCGATACCGGTAGTAGGCGTTATTAATCCTGGCGCAAGAGCGGCGATTGGGAGGACGATGACAGGCTGTGTCGGGGTTATCGGCACGGAAGGCACGATACGGAGCGGTGCTTACGAGCAGGCGCTGCGCGAGCTGTCTCCGCATGTGCAGGTTATCAGCGAGGCGTGCCCTAATTTTGTTCCGCTGGTGGAGCAAGGCAATTTCCGTTCATCCGAAACATTCCGGATCGTGGAGGAATCGCTGGCCCATATGCGGGAATACCCCATGGATTGTTTAATACTTGGATGCACGCATTACCCATTCCTGACGGAGACGATCTCCGAGGTCATGGGCAGCTCGGTTAATCTGATCAGCTCGGCGGATGAGACGGCTAGAGAGATCAGCACGATTCTGCATGACAAGCGGAAGCTCGCGAGAAATGAGCAGGAGCCGATTCATCAGTTTTTTTGCAGCGGCGATCCCCATCTATTCAAGCGAATTGCGCAGCAATGGCTTGGCGAGCAGATTGAGCTTACGCCTGTTGTATGGCAGGTTCCGAATATTAGTTAA
- a CDS encoding M14 family metallocarboxypeptidase, translated as MSKGCRYNGMLEQCRKLAAAYSFVEVYPIGSSVLGRPIMALRCGRGPKQIHMNASFHANEWITSALLMRFVSELAHSYRTGEKLGGAEVSELCCETTLWAVPMVNPDGVELVQGGLDTVPPPYQASLLRMNGGLDDFSGWKANIRGVDLNDQFPAYWEEERKRRGVEGPGPRDYPGLYPLSEPEAAAMAALTERVRFEAVVALHTQGREIYWNYRDFEPPQSEELARRLGAVSGYAPIKLSGSDAGYKDWFIQNYRLPGFTVEAGYGENPLPIAAFESIYAELRPLLVESLRL; from the coding sequence ATGAGCAAGGGATGTAGGTATAACGGGATGCTGGAGCAGTGCAGGAAGCTGGCGGCAGCTTATTCCTTCGTGGAGGTCTACCCCATTGGGAGCAGTGTGCTGGGCAGGCCGATTATGGCGCTTCGTTGCGGGAGAGGGCCGAAGCAGATTCATATGAACGCTTCCTTCCATGCCAATGAATGGATAACATCCGCTTTGCTGATGCGGTTTGTATCCGAGCTTGCGCATAGCTATCGAACGGGAGAAAAGCTGGGTGGTGCAGAGGTAAGCGAGCTATGCTGCGAGACGACGTTATGGGCGGTGCCCATGGTGAACCCGGACGGCGTGGAGCTTGTGCAAGGCGGACTTGACACTGTGCCGCCGCCTTATCAGGCGTCGCTGCTGCGGATGAACGGAGGCTTGGACGACTTCAGCGGGTGGAAGGCCAACATCCGCGGCGTTGATCTGAACGATCAATTCCCTGCCTATTGGGAGGAGGAGCGCAAGAGGCGAGGCGTGGAAGGGCCGGGACCACGCGATTATCCAGGGCTGTACCCGCTCAGCGAGCCGGAGGCGGCGGCGATGGCCGCGCTCACGGAGCGAGTTCGCTTCGAAGCTGTGGTTGCGCTGCATACACAGGGCCGCGAAATCTATTGGAACTACCGCGACTTCGAGCCGCCGCAGTCCGAGGAACTGGCTCGCAGGCTTGGCGCTGTCAGCGGCTATGCCCCCATCAAGCTGAGCGGCAGCGATGCCGGCTACAAGGATTGGTTCATCCAGAATTATCGGCTTCCGGGCTTTACGGTGGAAGCAGGCTATGGGGAGAATCCGCTGCCCATCGCCGCGTTCGAATCCATATACGCGGAGCTTCGCCCGCTTCTTGTTGAATCGCTTCGGCTATAA
- a CDS encoding iron-sulfur cluster assembly accessory protein translates to MKCKISRNAAKMIKLELDKPENEGKLLRVYVTHAHGDHAHYGMGVDTPTEKDVVVSTDKEIDVILEKDNEFLDGVRIDYFYVPEEGFAVTNPSKGNHGDH, encoded by the coding sequence ATGAAATGCAAAATTTCCCGCAACGCGGCGAAGATGATAAAGCTTGAGCTTGACAAGCCGGAGAATGAAGGCAAGCTGCTGCGCGTTTATGTCACGCATGCACACGGCGATCACGCTCATTATGGCATGGGCGTCGACACCCCAACCGAGAAGGACGTCGTGGTATCGACAGATAAGGAGATCGATGTCATTCTGGAGAAGGACAACGAGTTCCTGGATGGCGTTCGTATCGACTACTTCTATGTGCCGGAGGAAGGCTTCGCGGTTACTAATCCGTCGAAGGGCAATCACGGGGATCATTAA
- a CDS encoding DUF1450 domain-containing protein, protein MAANDIKICEQCKHMRMKTSLAKLKKLAPDADISTVNCKSYCGPCARYAFVFINGRYVKGATEDEAIEKAMTHLKK, encoded by the coding sequence ATGGCGGCCAACGATATCAAAATTTGCGAGCAATGCAAGCATATGCGGATGAAAACTTCCTTGGCCAAGCTGAAGAAGCTTGCTCCGGACGCGGATATTAGCACGGTGAACTGCAAGTCGTATTGCGGACCGTGCGCCCGCTACGCTTTTGTATTTATTAATGGCCGATATGTGAAGGGCGCGACTGAAGACGAAGCGATCGAAAAAGCGATGACTCATCTAAAAAAATAA